A window from Piliocolobus tephrosceles isolate RC106 chromosome 11, ASM277652v3, whole genome shotgun sequence encodes these proteins:
- the RBM43 gene encoding RNA-binding protein 43 isoform X2 — translation MASVLNVKESKAPERTVVVAGLPVGLFSDQLLALLVKSHFQDIKNEGGDVEDVIYPTRTKGVAYVIFKEKKVAENVIRQKKHRLARKARHAELTVSHFSDKIFSSVNAVLDLSVFGKEVTLETLVKDLKKKIPSLNFSPLKPNGRISVEGSFLAVKRLKESLLVFR, via the exons ATG GCGTCAGTTTTGAATGTCAAGGAATCCAAAGCTCCTGAAAGAACGGTTGTAGTTGCTGGTCTTCCAGTTGGCCTTTTTAGTGATCAGTTATTGGCCCTATTAGTAAAGAGCCACTTCCAAGACATTAAGAATGAGGGCGGAGATGTTGAAGATGTGATATATCCGACAAGAACCAAGGGAGTTGCATAtgtaatattcaaagaaaaaaaag TTGCAGAGAATGTCATCAGACAAAAGAAACACCGGCTAGCAAGGAAGGCTAGACATGCTGAACTCACAGTCTCTCATTTTAGTGACAAG atcttCAGCTCTGTAAATGCCGTCCTTGATCTTTCTGTTTTTGGGAAAGAAGTTACTCTAGAAACTCTGGTGAaggacctgaaaaaaaaaatcccgagTTTAAACTTCAGTCCTTTGAAACCCAATGGAAGAATCTCCGTGGAAGGATCATTTCTGGCTGTCAAGAGGCTCAAAGAATCTTTGCTA GTCTTCAGATAA
- the RBM43 gene encoding RNA-binding protein 43 isoform X1 encodes MASVLNVKESKAPERTVVVAGLPVGLFSDQLLALLVKSHFQDIKNEGGDVEDVIYPTRTKGVAYVIFKEKKVAENVIRQKKHRLARKARHAELTVSHFSDKIFSSVNAVLDLSVFGKEVTLETLVKDLKKKIPSLNFSPLKPNGRISVEGSFLAVKRLKESLLVRACSLLEKDRNFTSEGRKWNRQNPQRNLQRSNNSLASVRTLVPETARSGEMLVLDTDVFLYLQHKCRSYESTLKKFHILSQEKVDGEITTICLKNIQVGSQPNNAKHVKELIEEWSHALYLKLRKETFILEGKEKKEKRMIKCACEQLSSRYPEVLINFYRTHIDIIGSSSDTYLFKKGVMKLIGQKVS; translated from the exons ATG GCGTCAGTTTTGAATGTCAAGGAATCCAAAGCTCCTGAAAGAACGGTTGTAGTTGCTGGTCTTCCAGTTGGCCTTTTTAGTGATCAGTTATTGGCCCTATTAGTAAAGAGCCACTTCCAAGACATTAAGAATGAGGGCGGAGATGTTGAAGATGTGATATATCCGACAAGAACCAAGGGAGTTGCATAtgtaatattcaaagaaaaaaaag TTGCAGAGAATGTCATCAGACAAAAGAAACACCGGCTAGCAAGGAAGGCTAGACATGCTGAACTCACAGTCTCTCATTTTAGTGACAAG atcttCAGCTCTGTAAATGCCGTCCTTGATCTTTCTGTTTTTGGGAAAGAAGTTACTCTAGAAACTCTGGTGAaggacctgaaaaaaaaaatcccgagTTTAAACTTCAGTCCTTTGAAACCCAATGGAAGAATCTCCGTGGAAGGATCATTTCTGGCTGTCAAGAGGCTCAAAGAATCTTTGCTAGTAAGAGCATGTTCTCTcttagaaaaagacagaaattttacCAGTGAGGGAAGAAAGTGGAATAGACAAAATCCCCAAAGGAATCTACAGAGAAGTAATAACTCTTTGGCATCAGTCAGGACCTTAGTACCCGAGACTGCTAGAAGTGGAGAAATGCTTGTGCTTGacacagatgtttttctttaccTGCAACACAAGTGTAGATCTTATGAAAGCACACTGAAAAAATTCCACATTCTGAGTCAGGAGAAAGTGGATGGTGAAATCACCACAATTTGTCTAAAAAACATTCAAGTTGGTTCTCAGCCAAACAATGCAAAACATGTAAAAGAGCTCATTGAGGAATGGTCACATGCTCTTTACTTAAAGCTTagaaaagagacatttattttggaaggaaaggaaaagaaagagaaaagaatgatcaAATGCGCATGTGAACAATTAAGTTCGAGATACCCTGAAGTCCTGATTAACTTTTATAGGACACACATTGACATTATAGGATCTTCTTCTGACACTTACCTGTTTAAAAAAGGGGTCATGAAATTAATAGGGCAAAAGGTTAGTTAA